One genomic segment of Desulfocapsa sulfexigens DSM 10523 includes these proteins:
- the glmM gene encoding phosphoglucosamine mutase, whose translation MRKLFGTDGIRGVANIYPMTTEIAMQVGRAIAFIVKNRNGRHRIVIGKDTRQSGYMIENALAAGICSMGVDVLLVGPLPTPGIAFITTSMRADAGVVISASHNPFQDNGIKIFSHDGFKLPDALEADIEDLIFSQKMAALRPVAEEVGRAKRIDDAKGRYIVFLKNIFPKKQKLDGMHIVLDCANGATYGVAPHVFEELGAKVTTLGVNPDGKNINHLCGALHPELMAAKVKETGADIGLALDGDGDRLIVCDEKGKVVDGDHIMAICAKDLMKKRKLRKKTLVTTVMSNLGLEVAMKKMGGKMVRTQVGDRYVVEEMRQKGYSFGGEQSGHLVFLDHITTGDGNLAALCLLAIMQKRNKPMSELARVMESYPQVLNNVRTSKPIDLANFIDFQETVKKMEKKLGKSGRILVRASGTEPVIRVMIEGEKRETIQAMADELGDMISKA comes from the coding sequence ATGAGAAAATTATTTGGAACTGACGGTATTCGCGGAGTAGCAAATATCTACCCCATGACCACTGAAATAGCCATGCAGGTTGGTCGTGCCATAGCTTTTATTGTTAAAAACCGTAATGGTCGTCACCGTATTGTAATTGGTAAAGATACCAGACAGTCAGGTTATATGATAGAGAATGCCCTGGCTGCCGGAATCTGTTCCATGGGAGTTGATGTGCTGCTCGTCGGCCCTCTGCCAACACCAGGCATTGCCTTTATTACAACTTCTATGCGGGCAGACGCCGGTGTCGTAATTTCGGCATCTCATAATCCGTTTCAGGATAATGGTATTAAGATATTTTCACACGATGGGTTTAAATTGCCCGACGCACTTGAGGCCGATATTGAAGATCTTATTTTTTCTCAAAAGATGGCAGCACTGCGACCGGTTGCGGAAGAAGTTGGCCGGGCAAAACGCATCGATGATGCCAAGGGACGATATATTGTGTTCCTGAAAAATATTTTCCCTAAAAAGCAGAAGCTTGATGGCATGCACATTGTCCTTGATTGCGCCAATGGGGCAACCTATGGCGTTGCTCCTCACGTATTTGAAGAACTTGGAGCCAAGGTGACAACTCTTGGGGTAAATCCCGACGGTAAAAACATCAATCACCTGTGCGGAGCATTGCATCCGGAACTGATGGCAGCGAAGGTCAAGGAGACTGGTGCTGATATTGGTCTGGCACTGGATGGTGATGGCGATCGGTTGATTGTCTGTGATGAAAAAGGCAAGGTGGTTGACGGCGATCATATCATGGCGATTTGCGCCAAAGATCTCATGAAGAAGCGGAAGCTGCGGAAAAAAACACTTGTGACAACGGTTATGTCTAATCTGGGACTCGAAGTTGCCATGAAAAAAATGGGCGGAAAAATGGTTCGTACCCAGGTCGGCGACCGCTACGTTGTAGAAGAGATGCGCCAAAAAGGATATTCCTTTGGCGGTGAACAATCGGGCCATCTGGTCTTCCTTGACCATATTACAACGGGAGATGGGAATCTGGCTGCTCTTTGTCTTCTTGCTATTATGCAGAAACGCAACAAACCAATGTCAGAGCTTGCGCGTGTGATGGAATCCTATCCCCAGGTTTTGAATAACGTGAGGACATCTAAGCCAATTGATCTCGCAAATTTCATAGATTTTCAAGAAACTGTGAAGAAGATGGAGAAAAAACTAGGTAAGAGCGGACGGATACTGGTGCGAGCATCGGGTACAGAGCCAGTTATCCGGGTAATGATTGAAGGGGAAAAAAGGGAAACCATTCAGGCTATGGCAGATGAGCTTGGCGATATGATTTCCAAAGCATAA
- a CDS encoding glycosyltransferase family 2 protein, with protein MMALQRQAVKMNPPNVSLIIPAYNVETYISECLESVVNQTLENIEIIIVDDGSTDNTLQVSEKYQSIDSRIKIIKQANSGTSCARNIGVKQSTGEYVLFIDSDDWIANNTCEILYKKAKKHNLDVLVYEYYLAIGDRRIKRNSYLHENIITGKIFLTESLNYNSFCLSACNKFITRDLAIKIPFRENHVHEDIEFSYLIMLDAKRVAMCNEYLYYYRRFRTGSNTSELKMKNIFDLFKIYNFIETSICKSSFSDVLKSNGYNIAKFEKLNMESVYKLIDKSNKNDGTKQIIHFLKSNNEFRRLGWFYVLNGKSIKHKLSFTLFWLQPKIFMSLGKLSYPVLRLLKLAV; from the coding sequence ATGATGGCTCTACAGAGGCAAGCCGTTAAGATGAATCCCCCAAACGTAAGTCTAATAATTCCAGCATATAATGTAGAAACATATATCAGTGAATGTTTAGAGTCTGTTGTGAATCAAACACTAGAGAATATTGAAATTATAATAGTAGATGATGGGTCAACAGATAACACACTTCAAGTTAGTGAAAAATATCAATCTATTGACTCTAGAATAAAAATAATCAAGCAAGCCAACTCCGGAACCAGTTGTGCGCGTAATATTGGGGTTAAACAATCTACCGGCGAGTATGTTTTGTTCATAGACAGCGATGATTGGATTGCCAACAATACCTGCGAAATTCTTTACAAAAAAGCTAAAAAACACAACCTTGATGTATTAGTATATGAATATTATCTAGCGATTGGAGATAGACGTATAAAACGAAACAGTTATCTTCACGAAAACATAATAACTGGTAAAATATTTCTCACTGAATCCCTAAATTACAATTCGTTCTGCCTATCTGCATGCAACAAATTTATTACTCGTGATTTGGCAATAAAAATTCCGTTCCGAGAAAATCATGTCCACGAGGATATCGAGTTTTCCTACTTAATCATGTTGGATGCAAAACGCGTTGCAATGTGCAATGAGTATTTATACTATTATAGACGTTTCAGAACTGGATCAAATACCAGTGAATTAAAGATGAAGAACATTTTTGATTTATTCAAAATATACAATTTCATCGAGACATCAATATGTAAAAGTAGTTTTTCTGATGTACTGAAAAGCAATGGCTACAATATTGCAAAATTTGAAAAATTAAATATGGAATCAGTATACAAATTAATAGACAAATCAAACAAAAACGATGGGACAAAACAAATCATCCATTTCCTTAAAAGTAACAACGAATTCAGAAGACTAGGTTGGTTCTACGTCCTAAACGGAAAATCAATAAAACATAAATTATCCTTTACACTTTTTTGGTTACAACCCAAAATATTTATGTCCCTCGGAAAACTATCCTACCCAGTCTTAAGATTGTTGAAGTTAGCGGTATAA
- a CDS encoding CDP-alcohol phosphatidyltransferase family protein — translation MADKQSKITESQADAAMSLKTWWALPFIQPVSRKLVVYVVNRTSLTANHITFSAIAFRLITMSCFLTNSYPGLIIGALSYYLAYVGDCADGTVARINKQSSELGRYLDHMSDLVGDILILLCLAWSQGMLSSLWIWAMLFMHVAECYISYLMGFAVKQHKETLGTFPFFRWYNRYRQWWFQRNIKSFLSFPDYTALIFVFFPLFGMPGLGLQVGFYMLMMVVSYTIFSTFVSLHTDMKPFP, via the coding sequence ATGGCGGATAAGCAATCTAAGATCACTGAGTCCCAGGCAGATGCAGCGATGTCTTTAAAAACATGGTGGGCGCTCCCTTTTATACAACCAGTTTCGCGTAAATTAGTTGTATATGTGGTTAACCGCACATCATTGACTGCAAACCATATAACATTTTCTGCCATTGCTTTTCGCCTGATAACAATGAGTTGTTTTCTAACAAACAGTTACCCAGGGCTAATTATCGGTGCATTAAGTTATTATCTTGCCTATGTGGGTGATTGTGCTGATGGGACTGTAGCCAGGATCAACAAACAATCATCAGAATTAGGTCGCTACCTTGATCACATGTCCGACCTGGTAGGAGACATCCTCATCCTGCTCTGCCTGGCTTGGTCACAAGGGATGCTGTCCTCTCTTTGGATTTGGGCAATGCTGTTTATGCATGTCGCAGAATGCTACATAAGCTATCTGATGGGATTTGCGGTAAAGCAACATAAAGAAACCTTAGGTACTTTCCCTTTCTTTCGATGGTACAACCGATACCGTCAATGGTGGTTTCAACGTAATATCAAGTCCTTTCTCTCTTTCCCCGATTACACGGCCCTGATTTTCGTATTTTTCCCCCTATTTGGAATGCCAGGGCTAGGGTTGCAAGTTGGTTTTTATATGCTCATGATGGTGGTATCGTATACAATTTTTTCCACTTTTGTATCTCTCCACACAGATATGAAACCATTTCCCTAA
- a CDS encoding CdaR family protein produces the protein MNVFNFRHWMQLSPKDWVLRLVSLGLAIVLWYFVGGEDIVNKNVMVPVEVINLPRDLVISNQYKKEIEVSVSGPRSLVMDIGNRGISRHIDLSQATPGTMVLENTNDVISVPRGVKVLRIQPKSVILSLDKMIQKQFSVNPVTVGMLATDFILKEIRMEPDSISITGPQTVLSQFDVLRTKPIDISGLRKSTQIQIPLELDPVIVDLIGATTITADLDIAVETVQKKISNLTVEVEKDGAPQRVTPATVSITVALPKTLIREKVDLQSLFTITAVDEKNDGQMHVKAIPTNKFTDNPIRVIRIEPQVVTLIEEVVVPEGPATQE, from the coding sequence ATGAATGTTTTTAATTTTCGTCATTGGATGCAGCTCTCTCCCAAGGATTGGGTGCTTCGCCTTGTTTCTCTTGGACTTGCCATTGTGCTCTGGTATTTTGTGGGCGGAGAGGACATTGTAAATAAGAATGTTATGGTGCCCGTCGAGGTTATTAATCTGCCTCGTGATCTGGTTATCTCCAATCAGTATAAGAAAGAGATTGAAGTCTCTGTCAGTGGCCCTCGTAGTCTGGTTATGGACATTGGAAACCGTGGGATTTCCCGTCATATTGACCTTTCCCAGGCAACGCCAGGTACCATGGTACTTGAAAACACTAATGATGTTATCAGTGTTCCCCGTGGGGTAAAGGTTCTCCGTATTCAGCCCAAGAGCGTGATTCTTTCACTGGATAAAATGATCCAGAAACAGTTTTCAGTGAATCCTGTCACCGTTGGCATGCTTGCAACGGATTTTATATTAAAAGAGATTCGTATGGAACCAGACTCGATTTCCATTACTGGCCCTCAAACTGTATTGTCACAATTTGACGTGTTGCGTACAAAGCCAATTGATATTAGCGGGTTGCGGAAATCGACTCAAATTCAGATTCCCCTTGAACTTGACCCGGTGATTGTAGATTTGATTGGTGCCACCACAATCACAGCCGATCTTGATATTGCAGTTGAAACAGTGCAGAAGAAGATTTCAAATCTGACCGTTGAAGTGGAAAAAGATGGCGCACCTCAAAGAGTTACTCCAGCTACTGTGTCCATCACCGTTGCACTTCCCAAAACTTTGATCCGGGAAAAGGTGGATCTTCAGTCATTATTTACCATTACTGCAGTGGATGAAAAAAATGATGGCCAGATGCACGTGAAGGCAATTCCCACTAACAAGTTTACTGATAATCCCATTCGGGTGATTCGTATTGAGCCTCAGGTTGTGACTTTGATTGAAGAGGTTGTTGTCCCTGAGGGGCCCGCCACACAAGAGTGA
- a CDS encoding glycosyltransferase family 9 protein → MNTLFLKGIDQQFGSLLIRLLPRFKNTRREFPAAPSFLFIRPGGIGDAILLIPAIQAIKSAFPDCHIEILAETRNGAVFTLCSAVEKVYRHDHFMELFSCLTKRYDCIIDTEQHHRLSAVVSRVIRSDVKIGFSGNERVKMFSDCVDYSHDTYEADSFLNLLAPLGITPPEKISKPFLQLPESAKQTVQRLLTPLQSETYICIFPGASIQERQWGEDNFFRLTQLFNQKGFQVVVIGGKEDIDTGNEIVKGNKGTNLAGKTTFAESFAIIQNSHLLISGDSGMLHAGVALNKATVSLFGSGIAAKWAPHGDKHIIINKQLSCSPCTRFGYTPKCPNNAACMQQITVQEVFAAAMSLINKRTE, encoded by the coding sequence ATGAACACTCTCTTTCTAAAAGGTATTGACCAACAATTTGGCTCACTCTTAATTCGTCTTTTACCCCGGTTCAAAAATACCCGACGAGAATTTCCTGCTGCACCCAGTTTTTTATTCATCCGTCCTGGTGGTATTGGAGATGCAATCCTTCTTATTCCAGCAATTCAAGCCATCAAATCTGCTTTCCCTGACTGCCATATTGAGATATTGGCTGAAACCCGAAATGGAGCAGTTTTCACCTTGTGTTCAGCCGTAGAAAAAGTCTACAGGCATGATCATTTCATGGAACTCTTCTCCTGTTTAACAAAACGCTATGACTGTATCATCGACACCGAGCAGCACCACCGTCTTTCTGCGGTCGTCTCACGTGTTATCCGCAGTGATGTCAAAATCGGTTTTTCTGGAAACGAGCGTGTCAAAATGTTTTCAGATTGTGTTGACTACTCACACGACACTTACGAGGCAGATAGTTTTCTCAATCTGCTGGCACCACTCGGTATTACACCACCAGAAAAAATATCCAAACCATTCCTGCAACTACCTGAGTCCGCAAAACAAACAGTCCAAAGACTGCTTACACCTTTGCAGTCAGAAACATACATCTGCATATTTCCTGGAGCAAGCATCCAGGAAAGACAATGGGGGGAGGACAATTTTTTTCGCCTTACCCAACTTTTCAATCAAAAAGGATTTCAGGTAGTAGTTATTGGCGGAAAGGAAGACATCGATACTGGCAATGAGATAGTCAAAGGAAACAAAGGGACAAATTTAGCAGGAAAAACAACATTTGCAGAGTCTTTTGCTATCATCCAAAACTCCCACTTACTGATTAGTGGGGATTCCGGAATGCTGCATGCTGGTGTTGCCCTTAACAAAGCAACCGTCTCTTTATTCGGTTCTGGTATTGCTGCCAAATGGGCACCACATGGAGATAAACATATTATCATTAATAAACAGCTTTCATGCTCACCATGCACCAGATTTGGCTACACCCCAAAATGTCCAAACAATGCCGCATGTATGCAACAAATCACCGTGCAGGAGGTCTTTGCTGCTGCCATGAGCCTCATAAACAAAAGAACAGAATGA
- a CDS encoding glycosyltransferase family 2 protein, which produces MNPTEQSRIDGRQISWESANKPADQPLITIITSTFNAAKDLHWTGDSIRKQTYPYIQWIIADGASADDTLSVVKQYEDIIDLWFSEPDQGIYDAWNKALRHAKGEWIQFIGAGDELADPDTLEKMASVLAKAHPFHDLVYGNLLLVSEIKRQVIDIIDKPWCELKNEWTLLRPQLPPHPATFHHKSLFVANEPFDIRLRISGDSYLMMESILNKEPEYFDLLIDRMPIGGVSGKLTSGLGILLENRQISKELGYQIPLCHQFYEFPISLLKLLVVTIFSKKIGLEIADMFRLACGEKKRWSVK; this is translated from the coding sequence ATGAATCCAACAGAACAAAGCCGCATCGACGGCAGACAAATTTCGTGGGAATCAGCGAACAAGCCCGCCGATCAACCTCTAATCACAATCATCACTTCAACTTTTAATGCTGCAAAAGACCTACACTGGACGGGAGACTCAATCCGCAAACAAACGTATCCTTATATTCAGTGGATCATTGCTGACGGCGCCTCCGCCGATGATACTCTTTCAGTGGTTAAGCAATACGAAGATATTATTGACCTGTGGTTCAGTGAACCGGACCAGGGGATTTATGATGCTTGGAACAAAGCGCTGCGACATGCAAAAGGGGAATGGATACAATTCATAGGCGCTGGGGATGAGTTGGCTGATCCTGACACTCTTGAAAAAATGGCATCAGTCCTTGCGAAGGCGCATCCTTTTCATGACTTAGTATATGGAAATTTACTTCTGGTGTCTGAAATAAAAAGACAAGTGATAGATATAATTGATAAGCCGTGGTGTGAATTGAAAAATGAATGGACTTTACTCCGCCCTCAATTGCCACCGCATCCAGCAACATTTCACCATAAGTCACTTTTTGTAGCTAATGAGCCTTTCGACATTCGTTTAAGAATTTCTGGAGATAGTTACTTGATGATGGAATCAATATTAAATAAGGAACCTGAGTATTTCGATCTTTTAATTGATCGAATGCCTATAGGCGGTGTTTCTGGAAAGCTCACATCAGGTCTTGGTATTTTACTTGAAAACAGACAGATCTCAAAAGAATTGGGCTATCAAATTCCATTGTGTCATCAGTTTTATGAATTTCCTATTTCGTTATTAAAGCTTTTGGTAGTGACAATTTTTTCAAAAAAAATTGGCCTTGAAATCGCAGATATGTTTCGTCTTGCCTGTGGTGAAAAAAAAAGATGGAGTGTGAAATAG
- the tagD gene encoding glycerol-3-phosphate cytidylyltransferase, which translates to MMSIDANIKTILTYGTFDFLHVGHIRLLKRAKALGDFLIVGLSADDFNLLKHKSSFLPFDQRKEILEAICYVDLVIPEKSWDQKIKDVLHYKVDIFVMGDDWKGEFDFLKEYCEVIYLPRTKDISSSSLKGQLRNGG; encoded by the coding sequence ATGATGTCTATTGATGCAAATATCAAAACAATCCTCACTTATGGCACTTTTGATTTTCTCCATGTTGGCCATATCCGTCTTTTAAAACGTGCTAAAGCATTGGGAGACTTTTTAATCGTTGGTCTTTCGGCTGATGATTTCAATCTACTCAAACACAAGTCATCTTTTTTACCTTTTGATCAGCGAAAAGAAATCCTTGAAGCAATTTGTTATGTTGATCTGGTTATTCCAGAAAAAAGCTGGGATCAGAAAATCAAAGATGTATTGCACTATAAAGTTGATATCTTTGTAATGGGTGATGACTGGAAGGGAGAATTTGATTTTTTAAAAGAGTATTGTGAAGTCATCTATCTCCCCCGCACAAAAGACATCTCAAGTTCTTCTTTAAAAGGTCAATTACGTAATGGCGGATAA
- a CDS encoding class I SAM-dependent methyltransferase: MNTLEAFRTSSSPRICPGCGDTTDSVFYRLLHNNGESFIYRCQSCTLEFLRPLVLLDVEERKMESVDGAVELFESNLLRTLHKRLIINPEIAKARQLLGKKDFRMLDIGCGTGLISQIWAESGAIVTGLEPSPKRAAIARQRGLDVLSCYAEELKPDQKFDLIVIRHVVEHFEHPQKILRELIPQLTNNGLLLIVVPNIYCIGRKIFGTNWTWVLPWHCSFFNPKALRILLISCGYNVSKLYQTPSPLWYPQSFTRRFPRIGRALSTTPLSMLFFAPLIALGYLTGRSDNITVFARPQKKS; encoded by the coding sequence ATGAACACACTAGAAGCATTCAGGACCTCAAGTTCACCCCGTATCTGCCCAGGATGCGGCGATACCACCGATTCTGTTTTTTACCGTCTTCTCCATAACAATGGAGAATCGTTCATCTACCGTTGCCAAAGCTGCACCCTCGAATTTCTTCGCCCCCTTGTTCTATTAGACGTTGAGGAACGTAAAATGGAATCTGTAGACGGTGCTGTAGAATTGTTTGAGAGTAACCTATTACGTACCCTCCACAAACGCTTAATAATAAACCCTGAAATTGCCAAAGCAAGACAGCTCCTCGGGAAAAAGGATTTCAGGATGTTGGATATTGGCTGTGGTACCGGGCTAATCTCACAAATTTGGGCAGAATCTGGAGCAATTGTTACAGGACTCGAGCCATCACCAAAAAGAGCAGCAATTGCTCGGCAAAGAGGACTCGACGTTTTGTCATGTTATGCTGAGGAATTGAAGCCAGATCAAAAATTTGACTTAATTGTCATCCGTCATGTTGTCGAACACTTTGAACATCCGCAGAAAATATTACGTGAGCTGATTCCACAATTAACAAACAACGGACTACTCCTGATAGTTGTGCCAAATATTTATTGTATCGGCAGAAAGATATTCGGAACAAACTGGACATGGGTTCTTCCCTGGCATTGCAGTTTTTTCAACCCAAAGGCGCTTCGCATACTGCTAATATCCTGTGGGTATAACGTATCAAAACTGTACCAAACGCCATCACCTCTCTGGTACCCTCAAAGCTTTACTCGAAGGTTCCCTCGTATTGGTAGAGCCTTGAGCACGACCCCACTCTCAATGCTATTTTTCGCACCACTCATTGCCCTAGGCTATTTGACAGGTCGTAGTGATAATATCACTGTGTTTGCCAGGCCTCAAAAAAAATCATAA
- a CDS encoding glycosyltransferase family 9 protein yields MNLLYWIKWLLHPVRVAFFAVVDWCAALTAARHEEASDAVLLIRVDAIGDFVLWLDSAKSIREHYVNQRIILTCNKVCVDLAAASVLFDEVHGVDLTRFTKDLRYRWRTMREVSWLGASLAIQPTFSRVLLTGDALIKASGAPLRIGSTGDLANRHQWHKWIGDRWYTSLVPASVRPLMELDRNSEFLRGLGIEQAVSAVAKMPVVAVLPSAKYISSAYFVIFPGASATGRMWPAGAFAKVADAVHDLYGWQPVACGSKADRAIAAEMIKYSNCTNWVDFTGDTTLLEFVEILRGAQLVVGNETSVVHIAASVATPSVCVLGGGHFGRFMPYSDAVSGMKPIAVYRQMECFGCNWKCHIRSDISRPYPCVEAVNISDIISTVKTVIDLEELDR; encoded by the coding sequence GTGAACCTTTTGTATTGGATAAAATGGCTTCTCCACCCAGTTCGAGTTGCGTTTTTTGCAGTCGTCGATTGGTGTGCCGCGTTGACTGCTGCCAGGCATGAAGAAGCTTCTGATGCCGTACTCTTGATACGTGTAGATGCCATTGGTGACTTCGTACTTTGGTTGGATAGTGCCAAATCAATAAGGGAGCATTATGTCAACCAACGAATAATCCTAACATGTAATAAAGTTTGTGTTGATCTTGCTGCAGCGTCGGTTCTGTTTGACGAGGTGCATGGTGTTGACCTTACACGTTTTACAAAGGATCTCCGATACCGTTGGCGGACCATGCGAGAGGTTTCCTGGCTTGGCGCATCCTTAGCTATTCAGCCGACGTTTTCACGGGTGCTGCTTACGGGTGATGCATTGATAAAGGCGAGTGGTGCGCCTCTACGTATTGGCTCAACCGGTGATTTGGCCAACAGGCATCAGTGGCATAAGTGGATTGGTGATCGCTGGTACACCAGCTTGGTTCCAGCAAGTGTACGCCCCTTGATGGAGCTTGACAGGAACTCGGAATTTCTTCGTGGTCTGGGTATTGAGCAGGCGGTTTCGGCAGTGGCGAAGATGCCGGTCGTTGCCGTTTTGCCATCAGCAAAGTACATATCCAGCGCCTATTTTGTTATATTTCCTGGTGCATCTGCGACGGGCCGTATGTGGCCTGCTGGGGCATTTGCCAAGGTGGCGGACGCTGTTCATGATTTATATGGGTGGCAGCCAGTGGCTTGCGGCTCAAAGGCGGATCGAGCAATCGCTGCCGAGATGATCAAGTACTCCAATTGCACTAATTGGGTCGATTTCACCGGAGACACAACCCTGCTTGAGTTTGTTGAAATCCTGCGTGGAGCGCAACTTGTCGTTGGCAACGAGACATCGGTTGTACACATTGCGGCATCGGTCGCCACGCCATCGGTTTGTGTGTTGGGCGGTGGGCACTTTGGGCGCTTCATGCCCTATTCTGATGCTGTGTCTGGAATGAAACCAATTGCAGTTTATCGTCAGATGGAATGCTTTGGGTGTAATTGGAAATGTCATATTAGAAGTGACATTTCACGCCCCTATCCCTGTGTCGAAGCCGTAAATATTTCTGATATTATAAGTACTGTAAAAACTGTGATCGATTTGGAGGAATTAGATAGGTGA
- a CDS encoding nucleotidyltransferase family protein, with protein sequence MSRKRIDLPPQTVSQLISIFSSYPEIERVVVFGSRALGNAKSGSDIDCAFSGEKVTPQLVSRIRDYLEEETLLPYFFDCIHLESTQNENLLEHIKTHGITLYASNTETP encoded by the coding sequence ATGAGCAGGAAGAGAATTGACCTACCGCCGCAAACAGTGTCACAACTGATTTCCATATTTTCCAGCTACCCTGAAATCGAAAGAGTTGTGGTTTTCGGTTCCAGAGCATTAGGTAACGCAAAATCTGGATCCGATATTGACTGTGCATTCAGTGGGGAAAAAGTAACACCGCAGCTTGTGAGCCGCATCCGAGACTACCTCGAAGAGGAAACCTTACTTCCCTACTTTTTCGATTGTATCCACCTGGAGTCAACTCAAAATGAAAACCTGCTCGAACATATTAAAACACATGGAATAACTCTTTACGCGTCGAATACAGAAACCCCGTGA
- a CDS encoding nucleotidyltransferase substrate binding protein: MNQLKTIRWQQRFQNLEKAFRQLQRGLDIEHPSDIERQGIIQSFEFTFELSWKTLKDYLEAQGVICQFPREIIKKAFHHQIIDEGECWLDMLGKRNLLAHTYDETLAMESYRLIKQDFAPEITKLVKWFQECNEQEEN, encoded by the coding sequence ATGAACCAACTGAAAACAATACGCTGGCAACAACGGTTCCAGAATTTGGAGAAGGCATTTCGCCAGCTCCAAAGAGGACTGGACATTGAACATCCCAGCGATATCGAGCGACAGGGTATTATCCAGAGTTTTGAGTTCACCTTTGAACTTTCCTGGAAGACATTAAAAGACTATCTCGAAGCCCAGGGTGTTATCTGTCAATTTCCAAGAGAAATCATAAAGAAAGCTTTTCATCATCAGATAATTGACGAAGGAGAGTGCTGGTTGGATATGCTGGGAAAAAGAAACTTACTGGCGCATACCTATGACGAAACCCTCGCCATGGAATCATATAGACTAATCAAACAGGACTTTGCACCAGAAATCACAAAACTGGTTAAATGGTTCCAGGAATGTAATGAGCAGGAAGAGAATTGA
- the cdaA gene encoding diadenylate cyclase CdaA has translation MLASFNILRWQDVLDILVVAFIIYQLIAIIRGTRSVQMVLGLIVVGMVYFMASILDLVTLQWLLKTFLGSLLLIIVIVFQQDIRRALTQVGKSPFQKNLDMAEKDLDEIIRACYYLSKRRIGALIVIERETGLREFVDSGFKLNAVLSKELLISIFMPVSPLHDGGVIIYKGRVQTAGCIMPLSQNPYISKRFGTRHRAAIGLSEETDAVIIVVSEETQEVSLVQHGALTAMHDEMTLTNTLRNIFLPKETLTNGWKQWVGRT, from the coding sequence ATGCTTGCAAGTTTCAATATTTTACGGTGGCAAGATGTCCTGGATATTCTGGTAGTAGCTTTTATTATCTATCAGCTTATAGCCATTATCCGTGGTACGCGTTCTGTTCAGATGGTGCTGGGGTTAATCGTGGTGGGTATGGTCTATTTTATGGCCTCCATTCTTGATCTTGTTACTCTCCAATGGCTGCTGAAAACATTTCTCGGTTCTCTCCTGCTTATTATTGTAATTGTTTTTCAACAGGATATTCGCCGGGCTCTGACTCAGGTAGGAAAATCCCCTTTCCAGAAAAATCTTGATATGGCCGAAAAGGATCTCGATGAGATTATTCGTGCCTGTTATTATTTGTCAAAGCGGCGTATAGGTGCTCTGATTGTCATTGAAAGAGAAACAGGACTACGTGAGTTTGTTGATTCTGGCTTTAAATTAAACGCAGTTCTGAGCAAAGAATTGCTGATTTCAATTTTTATGCCGGTTTCTCCTCTTCATGATGGCGGTGTGATTATTTATAAGGGGAGGGTGCAGACAGCGGGATGTATTATGCCACTCTCTCAAAATCCATATATCAGCAAACGTTTTGGAACCCGCCATCGTGCAGCAATTGGACTCTCCGAGGAGACAGATGCGGTTATTATCGTTGTGTCTGAGGAGACCCAGGAAGTATCACTTGTTCAGCATGGCGCTCTTACTGCCATGCACGATGAGATGACTCTCACCAATACCCTGCGAAATATTTTTCTTCCAAAAGAAACTCTGACTAACGGCTGGAAGCAATGGGTGGGGCGCACATGA
- a CDS encoding glycosyltransferase family A protein, with protein MILWNRKLVLLSLRLTLKNIFSICLSSVMDQTLKNIEIIVINDGSTEASR; from the coding sequence ATGATTTTGTGGAACCGAAAATTAGTATTATTATCTCTTCGATTAACGCTGAAAAATATATTTTCAATATGTCTCTCATCAGTAATGGATCAAACTCTTAAGAATATAGAAATAATTGTTATCAATGATGGCTCTACAGAGGCAAGCCGTTAA